The following are from one region of the Carnobacterium gallinarum DSM 4847 genome:
- a CDS encoding PLP-dependent aminotransferase family protein encodes MPINSYDYYPLSWYPDSTRIKRPKYEAIITLLEEDIVSGVLKANTKLPSQRELADYLDINFTTVTRAYKLGVEKGLLYTNIGSGTFVSSNAFKSITISTDNSPAASIDLGLVSSFEQCNALLVPAIQKVAGQQTITQFLNYQAPTGTAFQKEIAIRWLSTLGVQTIPERLSIVSGVQNGLAIVLSALFSYGDRIVVDFYTYSNFIELAKLFHLTLIPISADLEGMSAIELEKICQLQEVKGIFLMPSCNNPTGSILSASRKKELISIIKAYQLIVIEDDIHAFLTAPFLADYSPPIYQSLPEQTVYLYGMTKFICSGLRVAYLVFPERFKNTLNRSMFNINVKTSSLDSEIITEVLHSGLAQQLLETKKALSQEANALFNTIFDCQEVTGHHPWPYFRCLPIPKHYSREYIETYFNQLGVNVYHSDRFVVKSDYEKAFIRVALSSSSSLEVLETGLLKIKEGLVGLE; translated from the coding sequence ATGCCAATTAATTCTTATGACTATTATCCATTATCTTGGTATCCAGATAGTACTAGAATCAAACGTCCAAAATACGAAGCCATTATTACTCTTTTGGAAGAAGACATTGTCAGCGGTGTACTGAAAGCTAATACAAAATTGCCTTCACAGCGAGAGCTGGCTGATTATTTAGACATTAATTTTACGACTGTCACCCGAGCGTATAAGCTTGGTGTTGAAAAAGGATTATTATACACCAATATCGGTAGCGGGACTTTTGTCTCTTCAAATGCTTTCAAATCTATCACTATTTCTACAGATAATAGTCCGGCAGCTAGTATTGATCTAGGCTTAGTCAGTTCCTTTGAACAATGCAATGCGTTGCTAGTTCCGGCTATTCAAAAAGTAGCTGGACAGCAAACTATCACTCAGTTTCTTAATTACCAAGCCCCCACTGGCACTGCTTTTCAAAAGGAAATTGCGATTCGTTGGCTGTCAACCTTAGGCGTTCAAACAATTCCTGAACGACTATCGATTGTTTCTGGTGTTCAAAACGGATTAGCCATTGTATTATCTGCCTTATTTTCTTATGGCGATCGAATTGTTGTTGATTTTTATACGTATTCAAACTTTATTGAATTGGCGAAACTTTTCCATCTAACCTTAATTCCAATTTCTGCGGATTTAGAAGGCATGTCGGCGATTGAATTAGAAAAAATTTGTCAGCTTCAAGAAGTAAAAGGTATCTTCTTAATGCCTTCATGTAATAATCCAACTGGCTCAATTCTATCAGCTTCTCGAAAAAAAGAATTAATCAGCATAATTAAAGCCTATCAACTGATTGTCATTGAAGATGATATTCATGCCTTCTTAACCGCACCTTTTTTAGCTGACTATAGTCCACCCATCTACCAAAGCTTACCCGAGCAAACTGTTTATCTATATGGTATGACAAAATTTATCTGTTCAGGCTTAAGAGTTGCTTATCTTGTTTTCCCAGAAAGATTCAAAAATACTTTGAACCGTTCGATGTTTAACATCAATGTAAAAACCTCTTCTCTGGATAGCGAAATCATTACCGAGGTTCTTCATTCAGGATTAGCTCAACAGCTACTGGAAACAAAAAAAGCCCTTAGCCAAGAAGCCAATGCTTTATTTAATACTATTTTTGATTGTCAGGAGGTAACTGGACACCATCCTTGGCCTTATTTTCGCTGTCTGCCTATTCCAAAGCACTATTCACGAGAGTATATTGAAACATACTTTAATCAACTTGGCGTGAATGTCTATCATTCTGATCGCTTTGTAGTCAAATCGGATTATGAAAAGGCCTTTATTCGCGTGGCTCTGTCTTCTTCAAGTTCATTAGAAGTCTTGGAAACCGGATTGTTGAAGATTAAGGAAGGATTAGTAGGATTAGAGTAG